In a single window of the Nicotiana tomentosiformis chromosome 10, ASM39032v3, whole genome shotgun sequence genome:
- the LOC104095727 gene encoding putative SNAP25 homologous protein SNAP30: MFGFRKAKPDPATTNTTPSHSDEKHGTKNARRTSSEPVLVTPDDDDFGTSSSSGTRNKNKSKTQDFDNMSMQELEGYAVNQAKETTSSVNNCLKIAEDIRQDGAKTLDTLHKQGEQIHRTHMMAVDMDRDLSKGEKLLNNLGGMFSMTWKPKKSHDIKGPRTSKDDNYRGKESSANQREKLGLSNGKKGKSASSTPPPESMNAMQQVELEKAKQDDALSDLSNILGDLKGMAVDMGSELDKQNKAIDDLDKDVEELNSRVKGANRRARQIVGK, encoded by the exons ATGTTTGGCTTCAGAAAAGCTAAACCAGACCCTGCTACTACAAATACAACCCCTTCACATTCTGATGAAAAACATGGAACTAAAAATGCTCGTAGAACTTCTTCCGAACCAGTTCTTGTCACACCAGATGATGATGATTTTGGAACATCATCATCGTCAGGTACAAGgaacaaaaataaaagtaagaCACAGGACTTCGATAACATGTCTATGCAAGAATTGGAAGGCTATGCTGTAAATCAAGCTAAGGAGACCACGAGTTCGGTGAATAACTGTTTGAAGATAGCTGAGGATATTAGACAGGATGGTGCTAAGACACTCGATACATTGCATAAGCAAGGCGAGCAAATTCATCGTACTCACATGATGGCTGTTGATATGGACCGCGATTTAAGCAAG GGGGAGAAGTTATTGAACAATCTTGGTGGTATGTTCTCTATGACTTGGAAGCCAAAGAAGAGCCACGACATAAAAGGGCCTCGAACTTCAAAAG ATGATAATTATAGAGGGAAAGAAAGTAGTGCAAATCAAAGAGAAAAATTAGGTTTGTCGAATGGTAAAAAAGGAAAGTCAGCCTCCAGTACACCTCCTCCTGAATCGATGAACGCTATGCAGCAAGTTGAG TTGGAGAAGGCGAAGCAAGATGATGCGCTTTCCGATCTGAGCAACATATTGGGAGATCTAAAAGGCATGGCTGTTGACATGGGATCTGAGCTTGACAA GCAAAACAAAGCTATTGATGATCTTGACAAAGATGTGGAGGAATTAAACTCTCGAGTTAAAGGTGCCAATCGACGTGCACGTCAAATAGTTGGGAAGTGA
- the LOC104095728 gene encoding alpha-1,4 glucan phosphorylase L-2 isozyme, chloroplastic/amyloplastic, with the protein MATSAVSGVNSISCTTSISSISSFNNFRSKNPNLLLGKRSFLLYNWRRRSFYVSNVASDQKQKMKDSSSDEGFTLDVLQPDSTSVLSSIKYHAEFTPSFSPEKFELPKAYYATAESVRDMLIINWNATYDLYEKMNAKQAYYLSMEFLQGRALLNAIGNLGLTGPYADALTKLGYSLEDVARQEPDAALGNGGLGRLASCFLDSMATLNYPAWGYGLRYRYGLFKQLITKDGQEEVAENWLEMGNPWEIVRNDISYPVKFYGKVIEGADGRKEWVGGEDITAVAYDIPIPGYKTKTTINLRLWSTKLAAEVFDLRAFNDGDHAKAYEAQKKAEKICYILYPGDDSLEGKTLRLKQQYTLCSASLQDIIARFERRSGNTVNWDQFPEKVAVQMNDTHPTLCIPEILRVLIDVKGLSWKQAWEITRRTVAYTNHTVLPEALEKWSLTLLRELLPRHVEIIAMIDEELLHTIVAEYGTEDLDLLQEKLNQMRILENVEIPSSVLELLIKSEEGKEQAEEQKEEEQEEGKDDSKDEETESVKAETTAEEEETEVKKVEAEDPQAKIERIFGPDPNGQQVVRMANLCVVGGHAVNGVAEIHSEIVKKEVFNEFYELWPEKFQNKTNGVTPRRWLSFCNPELSEIITKWTGSDDWLVNTEKLAELRKFADNEELQSEWRKAKRSNKMKIVSLIKEKTGYVVSPDAMFDVQIKRIHEYKRQLLNIFGIVYRYKKMKEMSPEERKEKFVPRICIFGGKAFATYVQAKRIVKFITDVGATVNHDPEIGDLLKVVFVPDYNVSVAEVLIPGSELSQHISTAGMEASGTSNMKFAMNGCLLIGTLDGANVEIREEVGEDNFFLFGAHAHEIAGLRKERAEGKFVPDPRFEEVKAFVRTGVFGPYNYEELIGSLEGNEGYGRADYFLVGKDFPDYIECQDKVDEAYRDEKKWTKMSILNTAGSSKFSSDRTIHQYARDIWRIQPVELP; encoded by the exons ATGGCTACTTCGGCAGTCTCAGGAGTGAACTCAATTTCATGCACTACTTCCATTTCAAGCATTTCTAGCTTTAACAATTTCAGGAgcaaaaacccaaatcttttgttGGGGAAAAGGAGTTTTTTATTATATAATTGGAGAAGAAGAAGCTTTTATGTTAGCAATGTGGCTAGTGATCAAAAACAGAAGATGAAGGATTCTTCCTCTGATGAAG GATTCACATTGGATGTTTTGCAGCCAGACTCCACATCTGTTTTATCAAGTATAAAGTATCACGCAGAGTTCACACCATCCTTCTCTCCTGAGAAGTTTGAACTTCCCAAGGCATACTATGCAACTGCAGAGAGCGTTCGTGatatgctcattataaattggaATGCAACATACGACTTATACGAAAAGATGAATGCAAAACAGGCATATTATTTGTCTATGGAGTTCCTTCAG GGAAGAGCTTTACTTAATGCAATTGGAAACTTGGGGCTAACCGGACCTTATGCAGATGCTTTAACTAAGCTCGGATATAGCTTAGAAGATGTAGCGAGACAG GAACCAGATGCAGCTTTAGGGAATGGAGGTTTAGGACGACTTGCTTCTTGCTTTCTGGACTCAATGGCGACGCTAAACTACCCTGCATGGGGTTACGGACTTAGATACCGATATGGACTTTTCAAACAGCTTATTACAAAAGATGGCCAGGAGGAAGTTGCTGAAAATTGGCTTGAG ATGGGAAATCCATGGGAAATTGTGAGGAATGATATTTCATATCCTGTAAAATTCTACGGGAAAGTCATTGAAGGAGCTGATGGGAGGAAGGAATGGGTTGGAGGAGAAGATATAACTGCTGTTGCCTATGATATCCCAATACCAGGATATAAAACAAAAACAACGATTAACCTTCGACTGTGGTCCACAAAGCTAGCTGCAGAAGTTTTTGATTTACGTGCTTTTAACGATGGAGACCATGCCAAAGCATACGAGGCCCAGAAAAAGGCTGAAAAG ATTTGCTATATCTTGTATCCAGGTGACGATTCACTTGAGGGAAAGACGCTTAGGTTGAAGCAACAATACACACTATGTTCTGCTTCTCTTCAGGACATTATTGCACGGTTTGAGAGGAGATCAGGGAATACAGTGAACTGGGATCAGTTCCCTGAAAAGGTTGCAGTACAGATGAATGACACACATCCAACACTTTGCATACCAGAAATATTAAGGGTATTGATAGATGTTAAAGGTTTGAGCTGGAAGCAGGCATGGGAGATTACTCGAAG AACTGTGGCATACACTAACCACACTGTTCTACCTGAGGCACTGGAGAAATGGAGTTTGACACTTCTTCGGGAACTGCTTCCTCGGCACGTGGAGATCATAGCAATGATAGATGAGGAG CTCTTGCATACTATAGTTGCTGAATATGGTACTGAAGATCTTGACTTGTTGCAAGAAAAGCTAAACCAAATGAGGATTCTGGAAAATGTTGAAATACCGAGTTCTGTTCTGGAGCTGCTTATAAAATCCGAGGAAGGCAAAGAACAAGCAGAagaacaaaaagaagaagaacaagaagaaggtAAAGATGACAGTAAGGATGAGGAAACTGAGTCTGTAAAAGCAGAAACTACGGCCGAAGAGGAGGAAACTGAGGTTAAGAAAGTAGAGGCGGAGGATCCTCAAGCAAAAATAGAACGGATATTTGGGCCGGATCCAAATGGACAACAAGTGGTTCGCATGGCAAATCTATGTGTAGTTGGTGGGCATGCAGTTAATGGTGTTGCTGAGATTCATAGTGAAATAGTTAAAAAGGAAGTTTTCAACGAATTTTACGAG TTATGGCCAGAGAAATTCCAAAACAAGACAAATGGAGTTACCCCAAGAAGATGGTTAAGTTTCTGTAACCCAGAGCTGAGTGAAATTATAACCAAGTGGACAGGATCTGATGATTGGTTAGTAAACACTGAAAAATTGGCAGAGCTTAGAAAG TTTGCTGATAATGAAGAACTCCAGTCTGAGTGGAGGAAGGCAAAAAGAAGCAACAAAATGAAGATTGTCTCTCTCATTAAAGAAAAAACTGGATATGTGGTCAGTCCTGATGCAATGTTTGATGTTCAG ATCAAGCGCATTCATGAGTATAAGCGGCAACTACTAAATATATTCGGAATTGTTTATCGCTATAAGAAGATGAAAGAAATGAGCCctgaagaaagaaaagaaaagtttgTTCCTCGAATCTGCATATTTGGAGGAAAAGCATTTGCTACATATGTTCAGGCCAAGAGGATTGTAAAATTTATCACTGATGTCGGGGCAACAGTGAATCATGATCCTGAGATTGGTGATCTTTTGAAG GTTGTCTTTGTCCCTGATTACAATGTCAGTGTGGCAGAAGTGCTAATTCCTGGTAGTGAGCTGTCCCAGCATATTAG CACTGCTGGTATGGAGGCTAGTGGAACCAGCAACATGAAGTTTGCAATGAATGGCTGCCTCCTCATTGGGACATTAGACGGTGCCAATGTTGAAATAAGGGAGGAAGTTGGAGAGGACAATTTCTTTCTCTTTGGAGCTCATGCTCATGAAATTGCTGGCCTACGTAAGGAAAGAGCCGAGGGAAAG TTTGTACCGGACCCTAGATTTGAAGAAGTAAAGGCATTTGTTAGGACAGGCGTCTTTGGCCCCTACAACTATGAAGAACTCATTGGATCCTTGGAAGGAAATGAAGGCTACGGCCGTGCTGACTATTTTCTTGTAGGAAAGGATTTCCCTGATTATATAGAGTGCCAAGATAAGGTTGATGAAGCATATCGAGACGAAAAG AAATGGACCAAAATGTCGATCTTGAACACAGCTGGATCGTCCAAGTTTAGCAGTGATCGAACAATTCATCAATACGCAAGAGATATATGGCGGATTCAACCTGTTGAATTACCTTAA